One window of Panulirus ornatus isolate Po-2019 chromosome 13, ASM3632096v1, whole genome shotgun sequence genomic DNA carries:
- the LOC139752831 gene encoding uncharacterized protein codes for MMSVCTRAVVVLAVVMSMVVADPSYRRGPPTYCYPKVQYVTKYETQYEHVPVYKTVYKKELVPKTFYHTVYETEYKTNYETEYVPEYIENTIYKTQVVPEYHTVTKTRQTYKTVCPKHDYGYDY; via the exons ATGATGTCAGTGTGTACCAGAGctgttgtggtgttggctgtggtgatGTCGATGGTGGTGGCAGATCCCAGTTACCGTCGGGGCCCCCCGACATATTGCTACCCCAAGGTTCAATACGTCACCAAATACGAGACGCAGTACGAACAT GTCCCAGTGTACAAAACAGTGTATAAGAAGGAGCTTGTTCCTAAGACCTTCTACCATACCGTGTACGAAACTGAGTACAAGACAAATTACGAAACTGAGTATGTTCCTGAGTACATCGAAAACACCATCTACAAGACCCAAGTGGTCCCGGAGTACCACACCGTCACCAAGACCCGGCAGACCTACAAGACCGTCTGCCCCAAACATGACTACGGCTACGATTACTGA
- the LOC139752610 gene encoding uncharacterized protein: protein MMSVCSRAVVVLAVVMTVVVADPSFRRRRPTPCYPKVRYVTHYETQHQQVPVYKTVYKKEIVPKTLYHTQYKTQYQTKYQTQYVPKYVDHTVYKTQVHYVTQVQTQYQTQYQTQYVTKSKYVPSYITTTEYKTEYETETKYRTKYTTEVSTQFVTTTSVQTDQMFRTEVVPEYVTVTHIQQSYKTVCPKPAYGYGN, encoded by the exons ATGATGTCAGTGTGTAgcagagctgtggtggtgttggctgtggtgatgacggtggtggttgCCGACCCCAGCTTCCGAAGACGGCGGCCCACACCATGTTACCCCAAGGTTCGCTACGTCACCCACTACGAGACGCAGCACCAGCAG GTACCAGTGTACAAGACTGTGTATAAAAAGGAGATCGTCCCCAAGACCCTCTACCATACCCAGTACAAAACCCAGTACCAAACAAAGTACCAGACCCAGTACGTCCCGAAGTACGTCGACCACACCGTTTACAAGACCCAGGTCCACTATGTAACTCAGGTCCAGACCCAGTACCAGACCCAGTACCAAACCCAGTACGTCACTAAATCCAAGTATGTCCcatcctacatcaccaccaccgagTACAAGACAGAGTACGAAACCGAGACCAAGTACCGGACCAAATACACCACTGAGGTCAGCACCCAGTTCGTCACAACCACCTCGGTTCAGACAGATCAGATGTTCAGGACCGAAGTGGTGCCCGAGTATGTGACCGTCACCCACATCCAGCAGAGCTACAAGACCGTCTGCCCCAAGCCTGCCTACGGCTACGGCAACTGA